One Euphorbia lathyris chromosome 1, ddEupLath1.1, whole genome shotgun sequence DNA segment encodes these proteins:
- the LOC136214701 gene encoding uncharacterized protein produces the protein MAKASPDQAKPFAPSSTFPRRSDDEEALTTTSTKFRQRKCIKICGCITAFLLILAVAILILSFTVFHVKQPEIKMNRIIISPFYIGSQFTTNLTFVADVSVKNPNIASFKFDNGTTTVFHDGEVIGEGISPAGVAKARKTIELDVTVFVNPEKLMEIPDLMDGMKSDSVSMNSSTVIGGTVKILMIKKYIKVQVNCSIDVIYDFRGQEIQENCISHFI, from the coding sequence ATGGCTAAAGCATCACCTGATCAGGCCAAGCCTTTTGCTCCATCTTCAACCTTCCCACGTCGAAGCGATGATGAAGAAGCCTTAACCACCACCAGTACGAAATTCCGCCAGAGAAAATGCATCAAAATCTGCGGCTGCATCACCGCCTTCTTGTTAATCCTCGCCGTCGCAATTCTAATCCTCTCTTTCACAGTCTTTCACGTCAAACAACCGGAGATCAAGATGAACAGAATAATCATATCGCCATTTTACATCGGATCTCAATTCACTACAAATCTGACGTTTGTAGCTGATGTTTCGGTTAAAAATCCTAATATTGCCTCCTTCAAATTCGACAACGGAACAACCACTGTTTTCCACGACGGGGAGGTGATTGGGGAGGGGATATCGCCGGCCGGCGTGGCGAAGGCAAGGAAAACGATTGAGTTGGATGTGACAGTGTTTGTGAATCCGGAGAAATTAATGGAAATTCCGGATTTGATGGATGGAATGAAGTCAGATTCGGTGAGTATGAACAGCAGCACTGTAATTGGAGGAACGGTGAAGATTTTGATGATTAAGAAATACATAAAAGTTCAAGTAAATTGCAGTATTGATGTCATATATGATTTCCGGGGCCAAGAAATTCAAGAAAATTGCATATCACATTTTATTTGA
- the LOC136219333 gene encoding uncharacterized protein, protein MSNPELDFAPFDENYDREVSHEVDEMVDEASTSSPRSDSHLADFLHLANTTDEGLGFDPKKLIPPPVPTPRLLSKKDRSGSLVCRETIGDLREQYPWLQGLETSIPGENRGPGDFPKGGDPLSQLAADREAKALARRKRRLAGTTSVAGANSPVGATPSVEAASPTIASVSQGPASASEDLLLNRKQKSNADTESSRPRKKNTSVSLTVGGTPISTPSKEKGSTPFHEPIPDISGWWTRTFGKSVSFSCKDIVSSICNVLGRLPSASRVREQVPLPTAVEGIEKRAIEIINFAEGALCRDAERARELESLGTELATQKSLFDDVQGKVKVLEGACQKAISEKEEALKSLQAKSDELQKAIDDLNSSKEALEMQKRRAEEITAEDGARIYWYGERIHAAYEHGHPDRVLNRPKVPIPEKDLAEKWDKLEAEDADMDEVLLLDWQSFHDSPISCEIPNQNVEGGAP, encoded by the exons atgtcgaaccctgaacttgatttcgcacccttcgacgaaaattacgatcgcgaggtgtctcacgaggttgatgagatggttgatgaagcttcaactaGCTCTCCTAGGTCCGATTCTCATCTTGCCGATtttctccatctggcgaatacgactgatgagggcctaggtttcgaccccaagaagttgattccaccacctgTCCCCACTCCCCGTTTATTATCGAAGAAGGATaggtcgggaagcctagtttgccgcgagacgattggcgacttgcgggagcagtatccttggcttcaaGGCCTGGAAACAAGCATTCCCGGGGAAAATAGAGGACCCGGCGACTTCCCGAAGgg gggtgaccctttatcccaactcgctgcagatcgggaagcgAAAGCCTTGGCGAGGAGGAAGAGGCGATTGGCGGGAACAACCtctgttgcaggggcgaattctcctgtgggggcgactccttctgttgaggcggcttccccCACAATTGCTTCCGTTTCACAAGGCCCTGCTTCTGCTTCTGAGGACCTTCTCTTAAATAGGAAGCAGAAGAGTAATGCGGATACGGAGTCTTCTCGCCCCAGGAAGAAAAATACCTCCGTATCCTTGACTGTTGGTGGTACACCCATATCCACCCCATCCAAAGAAAAGGGCAGTACTCCATTTCACGAG CCAATTCCTGACAttagcgggtggtggactaggacctttggtaaatccgtgagcttttcctgtaaggacattgtttcttccatatgcaatgtccttgggcgactcccctctgcttctCGCGTGCGCGAACAGGTGCCGCTTCCAACTGCCGTGGAGGGCATTGAGAAGCGtgctatagag attatcaatttcgcggagggtgccctctgcagggatgctgaacgagctagAGAGCTGGAAAGCCTTggcactgaattggcgactcagaagtcgctttttgatgatgtccaaggcaaagtaaaagtccttgaaggtgcttgtcagaaggccatcagcgagaaggaggaagctctcaaatccctccaggctaagtccgatgagcttcagaaggccattgatgatctgaattcgtccaaggaagctttggagatgcaaaagaggagggccgaggagatcacagctgaagatggtgctcgcatctattggtatggagagcggattcatgcggcttatgagcatggacatccagatcgtgtacttaatcgccccaaggttcccattcctgaaaaggatttagctgaaaaatgggacaagttggaggccgaggatgctgatatggatgaggtacttctcctagattggcagagttttcatgactctccaattagctgtgagatcccaaatcagaacGTAGAAGGAGGGGCACCATAA